The genomic window gatgtttcctttattgatgatttgagttgtgaatttacttttcttgcaattggtagttattagattttattctcctttgcaatttattatgctttccttttatgccttccaagtgtttgataaaatgcttggttggatgttagagtagattttgagcattcttggcttggaaagagtaattaggcaatcttgagttataaaaacccaacctatgttggtgatctagagttgttagctagtttGATTTtcgttgactctaatctcttgctaatttaattggtgagttgattaggacgtttgaattgagattagctagtcttgtttgactttttctcatggaagataacttacaccttcttccaacattagagatgacgaaataagataaattcttgttaattattgttattagtgactaggatggaaagcctatgatctcaatccttgccacgagtgtctctctttattaattgatttctttaaattgcttacttgatttacttttcttgctatcTACTTTCTtgtccatttattttcttgccctttatcaaccaaaccccttgttccttcatagccaataattgaccacttcattgcaattccttgtgagacgatccggagtttaaatacttcggttaattcttactTGCGTTCATCATTGGTGTACGTCAAGAAACTGATATCGGTTCACATGGGGAAAGAATGAAAGTTATAATCTTGGAAGTTGTTTCAGGCGggtataaattatataaatatgcTTTCTATTGGGTtgttttgtttttggtttgattttttaAGTTGATGTTTTTTGGTTGCTTCCATTAAATTAAGGAAAAAGAAGGTACGGTGTAACGTTATTGGAAGATCGTGTGAGGTATTTGATTTGTCTATGTTAAGGAAATATCAAAGACCACGAGTGGTGGTGCTAGAGGCTTTCAAAATTAAAGTCCTTGGAGGTTATTTGAAGTAGTGTTTATTATTCATTGAAGATTTGTATAATATTGTTAATGTTAATCAGTTAGAGTTAAAATCTGTGATTCTTAGTTTATGtagtcaaaaattaattaaaattttcctTGTCAGATTACATGGGCCTACAAAATGTGATTAATATATCTACAATTCTTATAAACCCTGATATGTACAAAAATGTGGAGTTTCTTAGCAGGTTCGTGgctttttttattctgatgtggtCATTGTTCTTTGTTTTGTAGGTTGATGTTTTACCTGACATTccataactcttttttttttgcttggtATTTCATTAGATTTAATGTTGCATGCTATGAGTTTTCAACATTTATTCCCATTGTATCTGGTTATTTAATAGCCAGTGTTGGTGATGATTTCGTTGACTGGAGAGTTGTTCGATCTATTGATCAACTAAAGAAAAACTGTGAGGTTTGTCACTATCAATTACGTGGAATTTATAGTGTATTAAAGATACTACTTATTTTTTATTGTGAGAGTGCAAATTGCAATTTAAAGCAACAAGAACAAAAGGCTTATAGTTGTCCGTTTCATTTATATGTTTATTTTGCAGGATGGAATCTTCTATGTTATGGGAACAGTTACAGAGGTTGTTGATGATCCAAATTGGTGGTATTATTCATGTGTTTGTGGAAATGTTGTTGTTGCTGACGATAATACTTATCATTGTGATATTTGTGACTCATGTGTGGAACATGTGGTTTTAAAGTAATGTTTTCTCTCGTCCTATTTTCTTGTATTATGTGATGTGATGTTATTATATGATATAAGTAACTTTTAGTAGTTTACATTGTAAATTAGTTAAATTAGTTCATGTTAACTGGataatttatttgtattttctCTGTATTTATTTTTATAGGTATAGAATAATTGTCATTGTTGATGATGGAACATCATCTGCAGTATTCGCACTTGTTGATAATGCTGCAACAAAATTGTTTGGGAAAACTTGTGTCGAAGCTTTCTGCTTTCTTGCATATAGAGAAAGAATTACCCTCAGATTCTAATGTTGTCTCAATggtatattttttatgatttccTCAATTATTTGGTTGATATTTTCATGTGTTTGTTCATCACCTTATGTGAGATAAATCAATTTGTTTTGTAAGGTTAATCAATCTAGCAGTGTCCCCCTATTTCATCGAATTATTGGAGATAAGATAGTGTTCAAAGTTCAGATGTGCAATATTTTTAGACAACATTATTCTTATCAATTCAAAGTTGTTAATCTGTTTGGTGATATAGCTGGACCATCTTTGCCTGTTCAGTGTCTTTTCCTGTTCAAAGTTGATATTTTATGTTGTTATATACTTTCAATATTGTTAGTTCAATGCTAAATGGTGACACTGAAAATTAAATTTCAGGAATTTATCCATGGCCCAATCTTCAACCCAATACATCCAAGTTATTCAGCAGCTTCCTGTATTCAGAATTCAAGATGTCAAATTAGTTCTTCTAGTTTGATAAAAACTGAACCTATCGGGGAGATGCTTGGAGAGATTATCTCACTATGCTTTTCTCACCAAATTCCTGAAATTGTATAACATTTACgttttaaatatattttggttagaattatattttttgtttatattatCACTTTGCTTACTGTATGGATGAAAATGTAGATATAATCTTATTTGGTAGTTGTTTATTATTGGAATCtttgtctttttgtttttgtttgctaGGAATCATTAAAAATTGTTGTTGGGACTATTTTGCATGTCTTTGAAAATCATGAATGGTGGTTAGCGACTTGTTTATGTGGTTCAGCTGTTTCAGTTGTGAATGGTGCAGCCTATTGTGTAATGTGCCAAATTGAATGTGTTGACACTATACCAAAGTATATTAGTAGATTGTTTAAAATTTATCCTGTGGATGTTCATTTTTATTGTGATGTGTTAATATTCTATGGAGACTAATCATATTTATTTGTTCTGAAGGTACTCATTGAAGGTAATGGTTTCTTATAGAACTAGAAATAATATCTTTGTCCTTAGAGATTCTTTAGTTGCACGAATTTTGATGAAAAAATGTGCTGCTCTATTGGAAGAAAACCCAATTTCAGGATAGGTTCATTTTCTTATGTTTTATTATTTctttgaataataaaataaaaaattaaatagtatATATATACTTAAATACTTGGTTTTTTTGTATCTGTTCTAGAGTATTGTGACCCTGTTTATTGATGTTATTTTTTTGCAGACTTTGGATAAGAAGATTGTTCCATAGGATATTATTTCTCATTTGATTGAAAAAAAGTTTGCATTCATCATTGATCCCAGAGTTGTTGGATATGAGCTGAGTACAGGTGTTTATATTGTAAGAGTATTCACAGATGAAAGTTCTATTGTTAATCTTTTGGAAAGTGTTACTCTGGTAAATGATTAAAAGGTCCTTAGAGTTTTTTTATTAACCTCTaaatttatattagtaatttctTTTTATTGTTGTATTAGTTACTAATCTATGTAATGTGATGTATTTAATCTGTTGgtgtaatttttaaataaatattcatgtttaatgaAGTTATACGAGTTTATAAAATAGTTGAATTGCATTATAAATTGTAAGATAAGTATGTTTATTAGTTTAATGAAGTTATGTTTGCACATATTAAATCACAAAGGTTGTGTTTTGTTTTC from Arachis ipaensis cultivar K30076 chromosome B09, Araip1.1, whole genome shotgun sequence includes these protein-coding regions:
- the LOC110266369 gene encoding uncharacterized protein LOC110266369, whose amino-acid sequence is MGLQNVINISTILINPDMYKNVEFLSRFNVACYEFSTFIPIVSGYLIASVGDDFVDWRVVRSIDQLKKNCEDGIFYVMGTVTEVVDDPNWWYYSCVCGNVVVADDNTYHCDICDSCVEHVVLKYRIIVIVDDGTSSAVFALVDNAATKLFGKTCVEAFCFLAYRERITLRF